Proteins found in one Massilia sp. H6 genomic segment:
- a CDS encoding TIGR04283 family arsenosugar biosynthesis glycosyltransferase, whose protein sequence is MSARHAPRLSIIVPALNEAAGIEACLLALAPLRQRGVEVIVADGGSSDATAVLAAPLADQVLASARGRALQMQAGARAARGAVLLFLHADTLLPENADRLILDGLAPGAHVWGRFDVRISGRAPMLRVVGAFINLRSRLSGIATGDQAMFATRAAYQDAGGFPAQPLMEDIELSRRLKRLSSPLCLAARVTTSGRRWETNGLWRTILLMWRLRLQYWLGASPELLAQRYRR, encoded by the coding sequence ATGAGTGCCAGGCACGCACCCCGCCTGTCGATCATCGTGCCGGCCCTGAACGAAGCGGCTGGCATCGAAGCTTGCCTGCTAGCGCTGGCGCCGCTGCGCCAACGCGGCGTGGAGGTGATCGTCGCCGACGGCGGCAGCAGCGACGCCACCGCCGTGCTGGCCGCGCCGCTGGCCGACCAGGTGCTGGCCAGCGCGCGCGGGCGCGCGCTGCAGATGCAGGCCGGGGCGCGCGCCGCGCGCGGCGCCGTGCTGCTGTTCCTGCATGCCGACACCTTGTTGCCAGAAAATGCCGACCGCCTGATTCTCGACGGCCTGGCGCCTGGCGCGCATGTGTGGGGGCGCTTCGACGTGCGCATCAGCGGGCGCGCGCCGATGCTGCGCGTGGTCGGCGCCTTCATTAACCTGCGCTCGCGCCTGAGCGGCATCGCCACCGGCGACCAGGCCATGTTCGCCACCCGGGCCGCCTACCAGGACGCCGGCGGTTTCCCGGCGCAACCCCTGATGGAAGACATCGAATTGTCGCGACGCCTGAAACGGCTGTCCTCCCCCCTGTGCCTGGCCGCGCGCGTGACGACCTCGGGACGGCGATGGGAAACCAATGGGCTGTGGCGCACCATCTTGCTGATGTGGCGCCTGCGCCTGCAATACTGGCTCGGCGCCAGCCCCGAACTGCTTGCACAACGATACCGCCGATGA
- a CDS encoding DUF302 domain-containing protein: MKKILFALLLLTSNATVLGADNGVISTASRFSTGDTVARLEAALKAKGMTVFAKIDHAQQARKAGLTMRPAQLLVFGNPVSGTPIMQAAPQAGIDLPLKALVWEDAAGKVWVSYNDPAWLQERFGLSDELVKPLAGVRTLMESASR, from the coding sequence ATGAAGAAAATATTGTTTGCACTTCTGCTGCTGACGTCGAACGCGACGGTCCTGGGCGCCGATAACGGTGTCATCTCAACTGCCAGCCGCTTCAGTACCGGCGACACCGTGGCGCGTCTCGAGGCGGCGCTCAAGGCAAAAGGGATGACGGTGTTCGCCAAGATCGATCATGCACAGCAGGCGCGCAAGGCCGGCTTGACGATGCGGCCAGCCCAGCTGCTGGTGTTTGGCAATCCGGTGTCGGGCACGCCAATCATGCAGGCCGCACCGCAGGCGGGCATCGACCTGCCACTCAAGGCGCTGGTGTGGGAAGATGCGGCTGGGAAAGTCTGGGTGAGCTACAACGATCCTGCCTGGCTGCAAGAGCGCTTCGGACTGAGCGATGAGCTCGTGAAACCGCTGGCCGGGGTGCGCACCCTGATGGAATCCGCCAGTCGTTGA
- a CDS encoding MTAP family purine nucleoside phosphorylase yields MLAIIGGTGLAALDALEVTHVSRPATPFGLPSSDIVHGRLANQDVLFLSRHGAQHQFLPHEVNYRANIFALKALGATQIVGVSAVGSLSEPIEPGQLAIPSQYFDWTRGRRAPTFFGDGIAVHVSTANPVSDNLVQWIARHAAALDMALHTGVTYACVEGPRLGTRAESHFLRQAGCHLVGMTNVPEVFLAREAQICYATIGIATDYDCWMDDPAKHVQATEIFGLYRSSLARVQRLLQAMLADQRPAEEADIRGALAYAMLTPDSALSDEQRTWMSVLRR; encoded by the coding sequence ATGCTTGCAATCATAGGTGGCACCGGACTGGCAGCGCTCGACGCGCTCGAAGTGACACACGTCAGCCGGCCCGCGACCCCGTTCGGACTACCGTCGTCCGACATCGTGCACGGGCGCCTGGCTAACCAGGACGTGCTGTTCTTGTCGCGCCATGGCGCCCAGCACCAGTTCTTGCCGCACGAAGTCAATTACCGCGCAAACATCTTTGCCCTCAAGGCGCTCGGCGCCACCCAGATCGTCGGCGTGTCCGCCGTCGGCAGCCTGTCCGAACCGATCGAACCAGGCCAATTGGCCATTCCCAGCCAGTATTTCGACTGGACCCGCGGACGCCGCGCGCCGACCTTCTTTGGCGACGGCATCGCGGTGCACGTGTCGACCGCCAACCCGGTCAGCGACAACCTGGTGCAATGGATCGCGCGCCACGCCGCCGCCCTCGACATGGCGCTCCATACCGGCGTGACCTATGCCTGCGTCGAAGGCCCCCGGCTCGGCACCCGGGCCGAGAGCCATTTCCTGCGCCAGGCCGGCTGCCACCTGGTCGGCATGACGAATGTGCCCGAAGTGTTCCTGGCGCGCGAGGCGCAGATCTGCTACGCCACGATTGGCATCGCCACCGATTACGACTGCTGGATGGACGACCCGGCAAAGCATGTGCAGGCCACCGAGATCTTTGGCCTGTATCGCAGCAGCCTGGCGCGCGTCCAGCGCCTGCTGCAGGCCATGCTGGCCGACCAGCGTCCCGCCGAGGAGGCCGATATCCGGGGCGCACTGGCCTATGCCATGCTCACGCCCGATAGCGCGCTCTCTGACGAGCAGCGCACCTGGATGTCGGTGCTGCGCCGCTGA
- a CDS encoding copper-binding protein: protein MKPLYRFMLIAALAAPATVTLAQGAKTEVLHKTAAVVKSADRDSGKVTLAHGPIKSLQWPSMTMAFLVKDKSLFDKLVVGKQVDVALVQDGSNYVVTAVK, encoded by the coding sequence ATGAAACCTCTTTATCGCTTCATGCTCATCGCCGCCCTTGCAGCGCCAGCTACCGTCACGCTCGCGCAAGGCGCCAAGACCGAAGTGTTGCACAAGACCGCTGCCGTGGTGAAATCTGCCGACCGCGACAGCGGCAAGGTCACACTTGCCCACGGACCAATCAAGAGCTTGCAATGGCCGTCGATGACGATGGCCTTCCTGGTCAAGGACAAATCCCTGTTCGACAAGCTCGTCGTGGGCAAGCAAGTCGACGTGGCGCTGGTCCAGGACGGGTCGAACTATGTCGTCACGGCGGTGAAATAA
- a CDS encoding FAD-dependent oxidoreductase, whose translation MIGRKQLIFIALLVAAIGAYFAFDLGQYFTLEFLKARQQAFQAYYDANPVRAIGVFFGLYVLVTALSLPGAALMTLAGGALFGLGAGTLIVSFASAIGATLAFFVSRYFLRDWTRQHFRSQADAIDKNVARDGAFYLLTLRLVPLFPFFLTNLVVALTSIRAWTYYWVSQLGMLPGTIAYVNAGTQLAGIDSLAGILSPAVLASFAVLGLLPIVAKFGLGMVRTRKLYRGWKKPAAFDYNLVVIGAGAAGLVTSYIGAAVKAKVALVEAGKMGGDCLNTGCVPSKALIRSAAFVSQARRADSFGVGALDPQVDFGAVMARVQRVVARIAPNDSVARYTGLGVDVVQGKATIVSPWEVEVDGRRLRTRSIVIASGAQAMVPPIPGLKETGFYTSDSLWELTALPERLIVLGGGPIGSELAQAFARLGSTVMQVERGERILPREDVDVAQAVATAMQGDGVRILPGHEAVRCIQDENGKRLLVRHAQGESELPFDALLCAVGRVARTEGFGLEALGIALTAKKTVDTDEFLQTRFPNIYACGDVAGPYQFTHTAAHQAWYAAVNSLFGVVKRFKADYRVIPWCTFTAPEAARVGLSEDEAREQEVEVEVTRYDIGELDRAITDGAERGFVKVLTKKGSDKILGVAIVADHAGEMLAEYVLAMKHNIGLNKILGTIHVYPTMSEANKYAAGAWKRAHAPERLLALARRFHSWRRGHGLGGDA comes from the coding sequence ATGATCGGGCGCAAACAACTCATTTTCATTGCCTTGCTGGTGGCCGCGATCGGCGCCTATTTCGCCTTCGATCTCGGCCAGTATTTCACGCTCGAGTTCCTGAAAGCGCGCCAGCAGGCATTCCAGGCCTATTACGACGCCAACCCGGTGCGCGCCATCGGCGTCTTTTTCGGGCTATACGTGCTCGTGACCGCGCTCTCGCTGCCAGGCGCGGCGCTCATGACCCTGGCCGGCGGCGCACTATTTGGCCTGGGCGCCGGCACCCTGATCGTCTCTTTCGCCTCTGCCATCGGCGCCACGCTCGCCTTTTTTGTGTCGCGCTACTTTCTGCGCGACTGGACGCGCCAACATTTCCGCAGCCAGGCCGACGCCATCGACAAGAATGTCGCCAGGGATGGCGCTTTTTACCTGCTGACCTTGCGCCTGGTGCCACTGTTTCCGTTTTTCCTGACCAACCTGGTGGTGGCCTTGACCTCGATCCGGGCCTGGACCTATTACTGGGTCAGCCAGCTCGGCATGCTGCCGGGCACCATCGCCTACGTCAACGCCGGCACCCAGCTGGCCGGTATCGACAGCCTGGCCGGCATCCTTTCGCCCGCCGTGCTCGCCTCTTTTGCCGTGCTCGGGCTGCTGCCGATCGTGGCCAAGTTCGGGCTTGGCATGGTCAGAACGCGCAAGCTTTACCGCGGCTGGAAGAAACCCGCTGCCTTCGACTACAACCTGGTCGTCATCGGCGCCGGCGCAGCCGGACTGGTTACGTCCTACATTGGCGCTGCGGTGAAAGCCAAGGTAGCGCTGGTCGAAGCGGGCAAGATGGGTGGCGACTGCCTCAATACCGGCTGCGTGCCTTCCAAGGCGCTGATCCGCAGCGCCGCCTTCGTCAGCCAGGCCAGGCGTGCCGACAGCTTCGGCGTTGGCGCGCTCGACCCACAGGTCGACTTCGGCGCCGTCATGGCGCGCGTGCAGCGCGTTGTCGCGCGCATCGCGCCCAACGATTCGGTCGCACGCTATACCGGGCTTGGGGTCGACGTGGTGCAGGGCAAGGCCACCATCGTCTCGCCATGGGAAGTCGAGGTCGATGGCCGCCGCCTGCGCACCCGCTCGATCGTGATCGCCAGCGGCGCCCAGGCCATGGTGCCGCCGATTCCCGGCCTGAAAGAGACCGGTTTCTATACTTCGGACTCGCTGTGGGAGCTCACTGCCCTGCCCGAGCGGCTGATCGTGCTCGGCGGCGGGCCGATCGGCTCCGAACTGGCCCAGGCCTTTGCCCGCCTCGGTTCGACGGTCATGCAGGTCGAACGCGGCGAGCGCATCCTGCCCCGCGAGGACGTGGATGTGGCGCAGGCGGTGGCCACGGCCATGCAGGGCGATGGCGTGCGCATCCTGCCCGGTCACGAAGCAGTTCGCTGCATCCAGGATGAAAACGGCAAGCGCCTGCTGGTGCGCCACGCCCAGGGCGAGAGCGAACTGCCCTTCGACGCCCTGCTGTGCGCGGTTGGCCGGGTGGCCCGCACCGAGGGCTTCGGGCTGGAAGCGCTCGGTATCGCCCTGACAGCGAAGAAAACCGTCGATACCGACGAGTTCCTGCAGACGCGCTTTCCGAACATCTATGCCTGCGGCGATGTGGCCGGTCCTTACCAGTTCACTCACACTGCCGCGCACCAGGCCTGGTATGCGGCCGTTAACAGCCTGTTTGGCGTGGTCAAGCGATTCAAGGCCGATTACCGTGTCATTCCGTGGTGTACCTTCACTGCCCCCGAGGCGGCGCGGGTCGGCTTGTCCGAGGACGAAGCGCGCGAGCAGGAGGTCGAGGTCGAGGTGACGCGCTACGATATCGGCGAACTCGATCGGGCAATCACCGACGGCGCCGAGCGCGGCTTCGTCAAGGTATTGACCAAGAAGGGTAGCGACAAGATTCTGGGAGTGGCCATCGTGGCCGATCACGCCGGCGAGATGCTGGCCGAATATGTGCTGGCGATGAAGCACAACATCGGCCTGAACAAGATCCTCGGCACCATCCATGTCTACCCGACCATGTCGGAAGCCAACAAATACGCCGCGGGCGCCTGGAAGCGCGCCCATGCGCCCGAACGCCTGCTGGCCCTGGCGCGGCGCTTCCACAGCTGGCGCCGTGGTCACGGACTCGGCGGCGACGCATGA
- the arsS gene encoding arsenosugar biosynthesis radical SAM (seleno)protein ArsS (Some members of this family are selenoproteins.) produces MHATYPLLRKTDFPALRRRALDTLQVNLGYLCNQSCLHCHVNAGPNRKELMDRDNIDAVLAVLAAKKLHTLDLTGGAPEMNPLFGYLVEQARALGVRVIDRCNLTILSEPGYEHLAGFLAANRVEVCASLPCYSQENVDKQRGDGVFERSIGALQALNALGYGKPGTGLVLNLVFNPQGAVLPPGQQQLEAAYKQELAEHFGIVFNELFVIVNMPIQRFGSTLVSKGQFTGYMDLLKANYLEQNLDSVMCRSLVSVDWQGFLYDCDFNQMLGMRAPIGAGGRPHLRDLLREEVEGLPIAIADHCYGCTAGQGSSCGGALA; encoded by the coding sequence ATGCACGCCACCTACCCACTGTTACGCAAGACTGATTTTCCGGCATTGCGGCGCCGCGCACTCGACACCTTGCAGGTGAACCTGGGCTATTTGTGCAACCAGTCCTGCCTGCATTGCCATGTCAACGCCGGGCCCAACCGCAAGGAGCTGATGGACCGCGACAATATCGACGCGGTGCTGGCGGTGCTGGCGGCGAAAAAACTCCATACCCTGGACCTGACCGGCGGCGCACCGGAAATGAATCCGCTGTTCGGCTACCTGGTGGAGCAGGCCCGCGCGCTCGGCGTACGGGTGATCGACCGCTGCAACCTGACCATCCTGTCCGAACCCGGCTACGAGCACCTGGCCGGTTTCCTGGCGGCCAACCGGGTCGAGGTATGCGCCTCGCTGCCCTGCTATTCACAGGAAAACGTCGACAAGCAGCGCGGCGACGGCGTTTTCGAGCGCAGCATTGGCGCCTTGCAGGCGCTTAACGCGCTCGGCTATGGCAAGCCCGGCACTGGTTTGGTGCTGAACCTGGTCTTCAATCCGCAGGGCGCAGTGCTGCCGCCCGGCCAGCAGCAGCTCGAAGCGGCCTACAAGCAAGAACTTGCCGAGCATTTCGGCATCGTCTTCAATGAACTGTTCGTGATCGTGAATATGCCGATCCAGCGCTTCGGCTCCACCCTGGTGTCGAAAGGCCAGTTTACTGGCTATATGGACTTGCTCAAGGCCAATTACCTGGAACAGAATCTGGACAGCGTCATGTGCCGCAGCCTGGTCAGCGTCGACTGGCAAGGCTTCTTGTACGACTGCGACTTCAACCAGATGCTGGGCATGCGCGCGCCCATCGGCGCCGGGGGCCGCCCGCACTTGCGCGATCTGCTGCGCGAGGAAGTCGAGGGCTTGCCGATTGCCATCGCCGACCATTGCTATGGCTGCACGGCCGGCCAGGGCAGCAGCTGCGGCGGTGCACTGGCATGA